In Halapricum desulfuricans, a single window of DNA contains:
- a CDS encoding RNA ligase partner protein: MPAELRRQQFVLDTSLFITDEIREPEETLEDAILRLLDLIATARLELNISCHMPPSIHDELVTMLRERDVSEEVFHRLETWVVRKSPDRYGVDIPADIVYQFVDEMSDRVDRGLRVSEEALREVEQLDPDTLGTSEDYMTEADRVLSNLRDKYRQALRQGVLDSREDFDLLVLAKELEAGVVTEDRGIISWADRFGLRYVRGGQFPTLLEEYLRATGVEE, translated from the coding sequence ATGCCCGCGGAACTACGGCGACAGCAGTTCGTGCTCGACACGTCGCTGTTCATCACCGACGAGATCCGAGAGCCCGAGGAGACGCTGGAGGACGCCATCCTCAGGCTGCTCGATCTGATCGCGACGGCCCGGCTCGAACTCAACATCTCCTGTCACATGCCGCCCTCCATTCACGATGAACTCGTGACGATGCTGCGCGAACGCGACGTGAGTGAGGAAGTCTTCCACCGACTGGAGACGTGGGTCGTCCGCAAGAGCCCCGACCGCTACGGGGTCGACATTCCCGCCGACATCGTCTACCAGTTCGTCGACGAGATGAGCGACCGGGTCGACCGTGGACTCCGAGTTTCCGAGGAAGCACTCCGGGAAGTCGAACAACTCGATCCCGACACGCTGGGGACGAGCGAGGACTACATGACCGAGGCAGACCGCGTGCTCTCGAACCTCCGGGACAAGTACCGCCAGGCGCTACGACAGGGCGTGCTCGACTCCCGGGAGGACTTTGACCTGCTCGTGCTCGCGAAGGAACTCGAGGCCGGCGTCGTGACCGAGGACCGGGGGATCATCTCCTGGGCCGATCGGTTCGGGCTCAGGTACGTCCGGGGCGGGCAGTTCCCGACGCTACTGGAGGAGTACCTGCGAGCCACTGGTGTCGAGGAGTAG
- a CDS encoding RNA ligase, with product MDRDAWHERLETSADSPSELFEHFQTRTDQRLEYQYLPDARHGLERGTVLVETTGEVVRGYPSVPRVLVLNPGVRNYFESDRITLEEKLNGFNVRVADVDGTTAFTRSGYVCPYTTARARELLDPADFFADHPGKMLCAELVGPENPYTVHDYEGIETNAFRVFDIRDRQTGRPVAPDRRRELCEAYGFEQPPTFGWHDTDDAAGAVRDAIEQLDAEGREGVVMKSDDGQSILKYTTEATHHQELGHAFSLPFDYGRDFLFSRLLREAFQTVEFEESPERRRERARDIGESILLPMAETIEAVADGETVGERHTVRGDPATIDALLAHLREFQLTLDVESDRRLDGERVVTFTKVAASTNDRIEHYLDGGIVDE from the coding sequence ATGGACAGGGACGCCTGGCACGAGCGACTCGAGACGAGCGCCGACAGCCCGTCGGAACTGTTCGAACACTTCCAGACCCGCACTGATCAGCGGCTCGAGTACCAGTACCTGCCCGACGCCAGGCACGGTCTCGAGCGCGGGACGGTCCTCGTCGAGACGACCGGCGAGGTCGTCCGGGGCTATCCCAGCGTTCCGCGCGTGCTCGTGCTCAATCCCGGCGTCCGGAACTACTTCGAGAGCGACCGAATCACGCTCGAAGAGAAGCTCAACGGCTTCAACGTCCGCGTCGCCGACGTCGACGGCACGACGGCGTTCACCCGCAGCGGCTACGTCTGTCCCTACACGACCGCACGGGCTCGCGAACTACTGGATCCGGCGGATTTCTTCGCGGACCACCCCGGAAAGATGCTCTGTGCGGAACTGGTCGGCCCGGAGAACCCCTACACGGTACACGACTACGAGGGGATCGAGACGAACGCCTTCCGGGTGTTCGACATCCGCGATCGGCAGACCGGTCGGCCGGTGGCGCCCGATCGACGGCGGGAGCTGTGCGAGGCGTACGGGTTCGAACAGCCCCCGACGTTCGGCTGGCACGACACCGACGACGCCGCCGGGGCCGTGCGCGACGCTATCGAGCAACTCGACGCCGAAGGGCGGGAAGGCGTCGTGATGAAATCGGACGACGGACAGTCGATACTGAAGTACACGACCGAGGCGACCCACCACCAGGAGCTGGGTCACGCGTTCTCGCTGCCGTTCGATTACGGTCGGGACTTCCTGTTCTCGCGGCTGCTCCGGGAGGCCTTCCAGACGGTCGAGTTCGAGGAATCGCCCGAGCGGCGGCGCGAGCGGGCGCGCGACATCGGGGAGTCGATCCTTCTGCCGATGGCCGAGACGATCGAAGCCGTCGCCGACGGCGAGACGGTCGGCGAGCGACACACGGTCCGGGGCGATCCCGCAACGATCGACGCGCTACTCGCCCACCTCCGGGAGTTTCAGCTGACGCTCGACGTGGAGTCCGACCGCCGCCTCGACGGCGAGCGCGTCGTCACCTTCACCAAAGTCGCCGCCTCGACCAACGACCGGATCGAGCACTACCTCGACGGCGGGATTGTCGACGAGTGA
- a CDS encoding amphi-Trp domain-containing protein: MPEEVLFKSENRQSGDEIASFLRTVADNLEQGTDITLKAGSESVTLSPPARPTFEVKAEREGATDGPKELSVEFELEWPENAEGEGEPGGELEIE, encoded by the coding sequence ATGCCCGAAGAAGTGCTATTCAAATCCGAGAACCGACAGAGCGGGGATGAGATCGCGTCGTTCCTCCGAACCGTCGCGGACAACCTGGAGCAGGGAACGGACATCACGCTCAAAGCGGGGAGCGAATCCGTAACGTTGAGCCCGCCTGCGCGTCCGACCTTCGAAGTCAAAGCCGAACGCGAAGGGGCGACCGACGGCCCGAAGGAACTGAGCGTCGAGTTCGAACTCGAGTGGCCCGAGAACGCCGAGGGCGAGGGAGAACCCGGCGGGGAACTGGAAATCGAGTGA
- a CDS encoding FAD-dependent oxidoreductase, with translation MRTTTVLVIGGGATGVGIARDLALRGVDVTLVERDGLGSGTSGRSHGLLHSGARYAESDQIGAEECIVESRILKDIAGECIRDTGGLFVQLAGDDPEYFERKRDACEDVGIPTETLDAEAVRERVPEIAPDVERAMEVPDAVIYPSRLVAANAADARDHGATIHTHAPVEDVTVEDGQVQHVTVGGSVDDRIEAEYVVNATGAWAEQLAEMAGLDVGMKPTRGVMLSVEYDGLGPVLNRARDPDDGDIVVPHEGEVVLGTTSVEVENPDEYPQADWEVERTVEECAAMLPPVADAPTVRTWWGVRPLYAPDEDERGGRGISRGFFRLDHAEDGIENAVSVVGGKLTTYRQMAESTADLVCDRLGVEAESVTADRRLPGADDPDRLDAFVAEFDAQGETDAGVVSPPANSGSD, from the coding sequence ATGCGAACGACAACCGTTCTCGTGATTGGCGGCGGTGCAACCGGCGTCGGAATCGCCCGCGACCTTGCGCTTCGGGGCGTCGACGTGACGCTCGTCGAGCGCGACGGTCTCGGAAGCGGCACCTCCGGGCGCTCGCATGGACTGTTACACAGCGGCGCGCGCTACGCGGAGTCCGACCAGATCGGTGCCGAGGAATGTATCGTCGAGAGCCGGATTCTCAAAGACATCGCGGGCGAGTGCATCCGCGATACCGGCGGCCTGTTCGTCCAGCTCGCCGGGGACGATCCCGAGTACTTCGAGCGAAAGCGAGACGCCTGCGAAGACGTGGGGATCCCGACCGAGACGCTCGACGCCGAGGCCGTCCGCGAGCGCGTCCCCGAGATCGCCCCGGATGTCGAGCGGGCGATGGAGGTGCCCGACGCTGTCATCTACCCCTCCCGGCTCGTCGCCGCGAACGCGGCCGACGCCCGGGATCACGGCGCGACGATTCACACGCACGCACCAGTCGAAGACGTCACCGTCGAAGACGGACAGGTTCAGCACGTCACGGTCGGCGGGAGCGTCGACGACCGGATCGAGGCCGAGTACGTCGTCAACGCGACCGGGGCCTGGGCCGAGCAACTCGCCGAGATGGCGGGCCTCGACGTCGGGATGAAGCCGACCCGCGGCGTGATGCTGTCGGTCGAATACGACGGACTCGGACCGGTGTTGAACCGCGCCCGGGATCCGGACGACGGTGACATCGTCGTCCCGCACGAGGGGGAAGTCGTCCTGGGGACCACCAGCGTCGAAGTCGAGAATCCGGACGAGTACCCGCAGGCGGACTGGGAGGTCGAGCGGACGGTCGAGGAGTGTGCGGCGATGCTGCCGCCGGTCGCGGACGCGCCGACAGTCCGTACTTGGTGGGGCGTGCGCCCGCTGTACGCGCCCGACGAGGACGAGCGCGGCGGACGGGGGATCTCGCGCGGCTTCTTCCGGCTCGATCACGCCGAAGACGGCATCGAGAACGCGGTCAGCGTCGTCGGCGGGAAGTTGACCACCTACCGGCAGATGGCCGAATCGACGGCGGACCTCGTCTGTGACCGACTCGGCGTCGAGGCCGAGTCCGTGACGGCCGACCGGCGGCTGCCCGGCGCTGACGACCCCGACCGGCTCGACGCGTTCGTCGCGGAGTTCGACGCGCAGGGCGAGACCGACGCGGGCGTGGTCTCACCGCCGGCGAACTCCGGAAGCGACTGA
- a CDS encoding DUF5799 family protein, whose product MSDNSWRDMLAAERMRVDQEFEDRVQSSSFSRQQWGLVMTAVEFDIETPSDPETAQLIADTNSLPSVMGQIEQMDGGSMGGAAGGTGGTAGGGGLLSKLASLLSGGGSGGGERQREAESLAEEYAEQLQERLEKRDRWQSICEQAAEE is encoded by the coding sequence ATGAGCGACAACAGCTGGCGAGACATGCTCGCCGCCGAGCGGATGCGCGTCGACCAGGAGTTCGAGGACCGGGTCCAGTCGTCGTCGTTCTCCCGCCAGCAGTGGGGGCTGGTGATGACGGCCGTCGAGTTCGACATCGAAACCCCGTCCGACCCGGAGACGGCACAGCTGATCGCGGACACGAACAGTCTCCCGAGCGTCATGGGCCAGATCGAACAGATGGACGGGGGCAGCATGGGTGGTGCCGCGGGCGGTACGGGCGGTACTGCAGGCGGCGGGGGACTGCTGAGCAAACTCGCAAGTCTGCTCTCCGGTGGCGGCTCCGGTGGCGGGGAGCGCCAGCGTGAGGCCGAATCGCTCGCCGAGGAGTACGCAGAGCAACTCCAGGAGCGCCTTGAGAAACGCGACCGCTGGCAAAGTATCTGCGAGCAGGCCGCCGAGGAGTGA
- a CDS encoding antitoxin VapB family protein codes for MGTKTIGLREDVYERLKARKREDESFTDLMDRLLDQTTTDWREGFGTLAAEDADELEAIAADSRDRTSKGLSARQQEALSEMTKRGADDETA; via the coding sequence ATGGGGACCAAGACGATCGGTCTCAGAGAAGACGTATATGAACGGCTAAAGGCCCGGAAACGAGAAGACGAGAGCTTTACAGACCTCATGGACCGGCTCCTGGACCAAACGACTACCGACTGGCGTGAGGGGTTCGGCACACTGGCTGCGGAAGACGCCGACGAACTCGAAGCGATCGCTGCGGATTCACGCGACAGAACGAGCAAGGGATTATCCGCGCGACAACAGGAGGCGCTCAGTGAGATGACGAAACGCGGGGCTGACGATGAAACTGCTTGA
- a CDS encoding type II toxin-antitoxin system VapC family toxin, whose translation MKLLDTTFLIHYWAGREAVADYLEQHDESEFVTTTLNIKEIAVGRVMQERLNPHEIRSIFGWTTTIPFRSEHAFAAGELEAELRRNTDLNRDKINSLAGDLLIGAVARVEGATIVTRNTDDFRLLDGVAVDTY comes from the coding sequence ATGAAACTGCTTGATACGACGTTTCTCATCCACTACTGGGCGGGACGAGAAGCGGTCGCGGACTACCTCGAACAACACGACGAATCGGAGTTCGTGACGACGACCCTGAATATCAAAGAGATCGCCGTCGGACGAGTGATGCAAGAGCGGCTCAATCCACATGAAATCCGGTCAATATTCGGGTGGACGACTACCATTCCGTTTCGATCCGAACACGCCTTTGCTGCCGGAGAACTGGAGGCGGAGCTTCGTCGGAACACGGACCTCAATCGGGACAAAATAAATTCCCTCGCAGGGGATCTGTTGATTGGGGCCGTCGCCAGAGTGGAAGGCGCAACGATCGTCACACGGAACACGGACGACTTCCGGCTGCTCGATGGCGTGGCTGTCGACACCTATTGA
- a CDS encoding NAD(P)-dependent oxidoreductase → MAWLSTPIEITGTSATDRSKFVSEWIDRWTKRVTQHLIQSGSRESPSEETYRNHSKIHLRMQTIGFIGLGAMGAPMAWNLEEAGYDLLVYNRSDGPTEPFAEAGIEVADSPRAVGQQADIVVTMVTDDEALAAVLDSETGLLAGLGSGTTVVQMSTVTPEATEAAAQTVRAQNARFVDAPVSGTVGPAEEGALTVLAGGDDDVIDDVEGVLAAMGEPIVRCGEAGDGARMKLFVNLLLGDMMGAYAEALTFGAAQGLDLEAMQQVVEAGAVDSPLFEIKGDLIADRDFEPRFPVDLQFKDLRYANEVGNEIGVQLPQTAAARESFSAASAMGHGDEDMTAVIKYLESIAGVTVER, encoded by the coding sequence ATGGCGTGGCTGTCGACACCTATTGAGATCACGGGGACGAGCGCAACCGATCGGAGCAAGTTCGTCTCCGAGTGGATCGACAGATGGACAAAGCGGGTGACTCAGCACTTGATCCAGAGCGGTTCACGCGAATCCCCATCAGAAGAGACTTACAGAAATCACTCCAAAATCCATCTACGCATGCAAACGATCGGATTCATCGGACTGGGCGCGATGGGAGCGCCGATGGCTTGGAACCTCGAGGAGGCCGGCTACGACCTGCTCGTGTACAACCGCAGCGACGGCCCGACGGAGCCGTTCGCCGAGGCCGGTATCGAGGTCGCAGACTCGCCTCGGGCGGTCGGCCAACAGGCCGATATCGTCGTGACGATGGTCACCGACGACGAGGCGCTGGCGGCCGTGCTGGACAGCGAGACGGGACTGCTCGCCGGTCTCGGATCGGGGACGACCGTCGTCCAGATGAGCACGGTCACGCCCGAAGCCACCGAGGCGGCCGCCCAGACCGTCCGCGCGCAGAACGCCCGGTTCGTCGACGCACCGGTCTCGGGCACGGTCGGCCCGGCCGAGGAGGGGGCGCTGACGGTTCTCGCCGGCGGTGACGACGACGTCATCGACGACGTCGAGGGGGTCCTGGCCGCGATGGGGGAGCCGATCGTCCGGTGTGGCGAGGCCGGCGACGGCGCGCGAATGAAGCTGTTCGTCAACCTCCTGCTGGGCGATATGATGGGCGCGTACGCCGAAGCGCTGACTTTCGGGGCCGCACAGGGGCTGGATCTGGAAGCGATGCAGCAGGTCGTCGAGGCCGGCGCGGTGGACTCGCCGCTGTTCGAGATCAAGGGCGACCTCATCGCCGATCGGGACTTCGAGCCCCGATTCCCGGTCGACCTGCAGTTCAAGGACCTGCGGTACGCCAACGAGGTGGGCAACGAGATCGGCGTCCAGCTGCCCCAGACCGCTGCCGCGCGCGAGTCGTTCAGTGCCGCCAGCGCGATGGGGCACGGCGACGAGGACATGACGGCCGTGATCAAGTACCTCGAATCGATCGCCGGCGTGACCGTCGAGCGGTAA
- a CDS encoding AbrB/MazE/SpoVT family DNA-binding domain-containing protein: protein MDRAEKRKVGERGQVTLPKELREKFDIQGGDEVLIHEEDGRITIEKPVSREELAEGYRRYATRAATLEAELSGVSSEANQYLGDAPDW from the coding sequence ATGGATCGAGCCGAAAAGCGCAAGGTCGGAGAGCGCGGGCAAGTCACGCTGCCCAAGGAACTTCGAGAGAAATTCGATATTCAGGGGGGAGACGAGGTACTCATCCACGAGGAAGACGGGAGAATCACCATCGAAAAGCCGGTCAGTCGGGAGGAACTGGCCGAAGGATATCGACGATACGCGACACGAGCAGCAACCCTCGAAGCGGAGCTGTCCGGCGTGTCCAGTGAAGCCAACCAGTACCTCGGTGACGCGCCGGACTGGTAA
- a CDS encoding type II toxin-antitoxin system PemK/MazF family toxin has translation MRVRRGDVVTVDLDPATGSEQRGTRPCLVVQNDVGNDNAPTTIIVPFSTSFGDRLYPFEVHVPADESPLHEDSIALCNQIRTVAVEERIAENIGPVPDARMAEVDTALEYSLGLREL, from the coding sequence ATGCGTGTTCGACGCGGGGATGTCGTCACCGTCGATCTCGATCCCGCAACGGGGTCAGAGCAACGGGGGACTCGTCCGTGTCTCGTCGTGCAAAACGACGTCGGGAACGACAACGCACCGACGACGATTATCGTCCCGTTCTCGACGTCGTTCGGTGACAGACTCTATCCGTTCGAGGTGCACGTCCCGGCGGACGAGTCCCCGCTCCATGAGGATTCGATCGCCCTCTGCAACCAGATCCGCACAGTCGCTGTCGAGGAACGCATCGCCGAGAATATCGGTCCCGTTCCGGACGCCCGGATGGCGGAGGTCGATACGGCACTCGAATACAGTCTCGGTCTGCGAGAACTGTGA
- a CDS encoding antitoxin VapB family protein has translation MATKTISLDEEAYERLKARKMEGESFSETVKRLAGERSWNEVAGILSEDEAADLEAAIEDGRTKSSERSDRLAAALNETGDDETSE, from the coding sequence ATGGCGACGAAAACGATTTCACTCGACGAGGAAGCCTACGAGCGGCTGAAAGCCCGAAAAATGGAGGGAGAAAGCTTCAGTGAGACCGTCAAGCGCCTTGCAGGAGAACGGTCGTGGAACGAGGTCGCAGGAATTCTCTCCGAGGACGAGGCGGCAGACCTCGAGGCAGCTATCGAGGACGGACGAACGAAGTCCAGCGAACGGAGTGATCGCCTCGCAGCGGCGTTAAACGAAACCGGAGACGACGAGACGTCGGAATGA
- a CDS encoding type II toxin-antitoxin system VapC family toxin: MIQDTSFIIDLLRGDENTKRLLNIVEKEARPQKLSSVTVLELYEGVVRSQTPETKRERVLEILETKHVVNADHIVMRKAGKLSGELIDDGERIEREDRIIAATALLNDEPVITRNAKHFGRIDGLEVRSY; encoded by the coding sequence ATGATTCAGGACACATCGTTCATCATCGACTTGCTCCGGGGCGACGAAAACACGAAACGACTTCTCAATATCGTCGAAAAAGAAGCGCGACCACAGAAACTGTCCTCCGTGACGGTTTTGGAACTCTACGAGGGCGTTGTTCGGTCTCAAACGCCGGAGACGAAGCGGGAGCGAGTTCTCGAGATACTGGAAACGAAGCACGTCGTGAACGCTGACCACATTGTGATGCGAAAAGCCGGAAAACTGTCCGGTGAGCTAATCGATGACGGCGAACGGATCGAGCGAGAAGACCGTATTATCGCTGCGACGGCGCTTCTCAACGACGAACCGGTTATCACGAGAAACGCGAAGCACTTCGGACGTATCGACGGCCTCGAAGTACGGTCGTACTAA
- a CDS encoding chorismate mutase, with protein MADNDTDSRHPDEMSLEELREEIETIDREIVEKIAQRTYVADTIAQVKSERGLPTTDEQQEQAVMERAGDNAEQFDVDANLVKAVFRLLIELNKVEQRENR; from the coding sequence ATGGCTGACAACGACACAGACAGCAGGCACCCGGACGAGATGAGCCTCGAGGAACTGCGCGAGGAGATCGAGACGATCGACCGCGAGATCGTCGAGAAGATCGCCCAGCGAACCTACGTCGCGGACACGATCGCACAGGTCAAATCCGAGAGGGGGCTGCCGACGACCGACGAGCAGCAGGAACAGGCCGTGATGGAACGCGCCGGCGACAACGCCGAGCAGTTCGACGTCGACGCCAACTTGGTCAAGGCCGTCTTCCGACTCCTGATCGAGTTGAACAAGGTCGAACAGCGCGAGAACAGGTAA
- a CDS encoding shikimate kinase gives MQGQARAPAAGTVLNALATGKGSAFAIDAYTTATVELLDDTEDVTGAVAEDPDADTRLIETCVEYVLDAHGDPETSGAHVETESEVPMASGLKSSSAAANATVMATLDALDATDRMTREDAARLGVMAAREVGVTVTGAFDDASASMLGGVTVTDNTTDELLAREDVDWNVLVWTPDEQSFSADADVQRCERIAPMAELAFDLAREGAYGRAMTVNGLAFSAALSFSTDPMVEAMPLVEGVSLSGTGPSVVAVGDRESLEDVREMWDQRDGSTWLTTTQTAGTRTR, from the coding sequence ATGCAGGGTCAGGCACGGGCACCGGCAGCCGGGACGGTACTCAACGCGCTCGCGACCGGCAAGGGCTCGGCGTTCGCTATCGACGCATACACGACCGCGACAGTGGAACTGCTTGACGATACCGAGGATGTGACCGGAGCGGTGGCGGAAGACCCCGACGCCGACACGCGGCTGATCGAGACCTGCGTCGAGTACGTCCTCGACGCCCACGGCGACCCGGAGACCTCGGGTGCACACGTCGAGACCGAGAGCGAGGTGCCGATGGCTTCGGGGCTGAAATCGTCTTCGGCGGCCGCCAACGCGACCGTCATGGCGACGCTCGACGCGCTCGACGCGACCGATCGGATGACCCGCGAGGACGCCGCTCGACTGGGCGTGATGGCCGCCCGGGAGGTCGGAGTCACCGTCACCGGCGCGTTCGACGACGCCTCGGCGTCGATGCTCGGGGGTGTCACCGTCACGGACAACACGACCGACGAGTTGCTCGCCCGAGAGGACGTCGACTGGAACGTGCTCGTCTGGACGCCCGACGAGCAGTCGTTCAGCGCCGACGCGGACGTCCAGCGCTGCGAACGAATCGCTCCGATGGCCGAACTGGCCTTCGATCTGGCCCGCGAGGGCGCGTACGGCCGTGCGATGACGGTCAACGGACTGGCCTTCTCCGCGGCGCTTTCCTTCTCGACGGACCCGATGGTCGAGGCGATGCCCCTGGTCGAGGGCGTCTCGCTGTCGGGGACCGGCCCGAGCGTCGTCGCGGTCGGGGACCGGGAGTCATTAGAGGACGTACGAGAGATGTGGGACCAACGGGACGGATCAACATGGCTGACAACGACACAGACAGCAGGCACCCGGACGAGATGA
- a CDS encoding dodecin: MVFKKITLIGTSTESFEDAVDDAIERAEATLENIHWVEVEEFGVEVASAEDREYQAEAVVAFQLED, translated from the coding sequence ATGGTCTTCAAGAAAATCACGCTGATCGGGACGAGCACAGAGAGTTTCGAGGACGCGGTCGACGACGCTATCGAGCGCGCCGAAGCGACACTCGAGAACATCCACTGGGTCGAAGTCGAAGAGTTCGGGGTCGAGGTCGCAAGCGCGGAAGACCGCGAGTATCAGGCCGAAGCGGTCGTCGCTTTCCAACTCGAAGACTAG